A window of the Streptomyces sp. NBC_00250 genome harbors these coding sequences:
- a CDS encoding DMT family transporter, which produces MGVVLPVLFSLFAALSNALATVLQRRAALTVPQSHSFRPGLILDLLHRPLWLAGILAVIAAGVGQAAALATGPLALVQPLFVLELPLALLIATLLTRERLPARLWAAVAGVVLGLGVALVAASPTGNRTRVELDRWVPVLVACAVAVVALAAIGLRRPPGRARAGCLGAATAICYALTAALMKTSMHILGDGGIGAFLTAWQTYAFCAAGIAALLLLEHAMQGGPLVASQPALTLGDATVSLSLGVLLYEEHVRAGWWLLPQLAGIALIVLGVFTLARSGVGTT; this is translated from the coding sequence ATGGGCGTCGTCCTGCCGGTCCTCTTCTCGCTGTTCGCCGCGTTGAGCAACGCGCTGGCCACGGTGCTGCAGCGGCGTGCGGCGCTCACCGTCCCGCAGTCCCACTCCTTCCGGCCCGGACTGATCCTCGACCTGCTGCACCGCCCCCTGTGGCTGGCCGGCATCCTCGCCGTCATCGCCGCCGGTGTCGGACAGGCGGCCGCCCTCGCGACCGGGCCGCTGGCCCTCGTACAGCCGCTTTTCGTACTCGAACTTCCCCTCGCCCTGCTGATCGCCACCCTCCTGACGCGCGAACGACTGCCCGCCCGGCTCTGGGCTGCCGTGGCAGGGGTCGTGCTCGGCCTCGGAGTGGCGCTGGTGGCCGCCTCGCCCACCGGCAACCGCACCCGGGTGGAACTGGACCGCTGGGTACCGGTCCTGGTGGCCTGCGCCGTCGCCGTGGTGGCCCTCGCCGCCATCGGACTCCGCAGGCCGCCCGGCCGCGCGAGGGCCGGGTGTCTGGGGGCCGCGACGGCGATCTGCTACGCGCTCACGGCCGCCCTCATGAAGACGTCCATGCACATCCTCGGCGACGGCGGCATCGGCGCCTTCCTGACGGCCTGGCAGACCTATGCCTTCTGCGCGGCGGGGATCGCGGCCCTCCTGCTGCTCGAACACGCCATGCAGGGCGGTCCGCTCGTCGCCTCACAGCCCGCCCTGACCCTCGGCGACGCGACCGTGAGCCTGAGCCTCGGTGTCCTGCTGTACGAGGAGCACGTACGGGCCGGCTGGTGGCTGCTGCCCCAGCTGGCGGGGATCGCACTGATCGTCCTCGGGGTGTTCACGCTGGCTCGCAGCGGAGTCGGAACGACCTGA
- a CDS encoding ABC transporter permease produces MTDLTVKAPATVGTPDGPGAAGAPGDSGDSGDSGDSVIRGSGRAARLRRELRAIHALVHRDLLRLAGQRTHTALMLLHPTLYLLVLGGGLAALIPRSSLGVGYQTYLFPGMLMMTVQTPAIMVGIRLITDRQSGYVRELLMAPVSRATLLLGHCAGGTMTATAQGALLLGLVGTVGLPYDPILLVLLLGGMILASFTITALALTLAVSLRRAETFHTLLGVVMMPLLFLSGGFFPLRALPGWAHTLAGANPLALAVDLLRRCIAYRVPDQRATTGVEWAGRQPPLPLEAGLLLVIGAVALLWAARRFSRPE; encoded by the coding sequence ATGACCGACCTCACCGTGAAGGCCCCGGCCACCGTCGGCACTCCCGACGGCCCGGGTGCCGCGGGCGCCCCCGGCGACTCCGGCGACTCCGGCGACTCCGGCGACTCCGTCATCCGCGGCAGCGGGCGGGCGGCCCGTCTCCGGCGCGAACTGCGCGCGATCCACGCCCTGGTCCACCGCGACCTGCTGCGCCTGGCGGGCCAGCGCACCCACACCGCGCTGATGCTGCTTCACCCGACGCTGTACCTCCTCGTCCTGGGAGGCGGACTCGCCGCCCTCATCCCCCGATCCTCACTGGGCGTCGGCTACCAGACCTACCTCTTCCCCGGCATGCTGATGATGACGGTGCAGACACCGGCCATCATGGTCGGCATCCGTCTGATCACCGACCGGCAGAGCGGCTACGTGCGGGAGCTCCTCATGGCCCCCGTCAGCCGCGCCACCCTCCTCCTGGGTCACTGCGCGGGCGGCACCATGACCGCCACTGCGCAAGGCGCTCTCCTGCTCGGCCTCGTCGGCACGGTCGGCCTGCCCTACGACCCGATCCTCCTGGTCCTGCTGCTCGGCGGCATGATCCTGGCCTCGTTCACGATCACCGCCTTGGCCCTGACCCTGGCCGTGTCCCTCCGCAGGGCGGAGACGTTCCATACCCTCCTGGGCGTGGTCATGATGCCGCTGCTGTTCCTCTCCGGCGGCTTCTTCCCCCTGCGGGCCCTGCCCGGCTGGGCCCACACGCTCGCCGGCGCCAACCCCCTCGCCCTCGCCGTGGACCTCCTGCGCCGGTGCATCGCCTACCGCGTACCCGACCAGCGGGCGACCACCGGCGTCGAGTGGGCCGGCCGGCAGCCTCCCCTCCCCCTCGAAGCGGGCCTCCTCCTCGTCATCGGCGCCGTCGCCCTGCTCTGGGCGGCGCGACGCTTCAGCCGTCCGGAATGA
- a CDS encoding ATP-binding cassette domain-containing protein: MRPTAGGDDLAPTALRTAAAGTAVAHHVPEPGYAISTRGLVKSYPGPHGTTTLAVRGVDLDVPQGETFAFLGPNGAGKSTTIAVLCALARPTAGQATVAGVDVLGRPHEVRRRVGMLFQHSALDADLTAEQNLFIHARLYGLSGRRARSRGAEVLETAGLTDRRRSPVRTLSGGMRRRLEIARALLHSPRVLFLDEPTTGLDPHARARVWEHLRALRDRDGSTLFVTTHYLEEAEHCDRIAIIDRGRVVARGTPLALKAAIGDDRVVLRTGDDPAALRIVRGIVPPDRAVTADAGGVSLRVPDGSTWIPRLCAALQRHGIAVHAASAARPTLDDVFFHHTGRSLDTEPGHTPTAPTPSSATTSETGGHR, from the coding sequence GTGCGACCGACCGCCGGTGGCGACGACCTCGCCCCCACAGCGCTCAGGACGGCCGCCGCCGGCACGGCCGTCGCCCATCACGTTCCCGAGCCCGGGTACGCCATCAGCACGCGCGGCCTGGTCAAGAGCTATCCGGGCCCGCACGGCACGACCACCCTCGCCGTGCGCGGCGTGGACCTGGACGTGCCGCAGGGCGAGACGTTCGCCTTCCTCGGGCCCAACGGCGCCGGGAAGTCCACCACCATCGCCGTCCTGTGTGCCCTGGCCCGACCCACCGCCGGTCAGGCCACCGTCGCCGGCGTCGACGTGCTCGGTCGGCCCCACGAGGTACGGCGACGCGTCGGCATGCTCTTCCAGCACAGTGCTCTGGATGCGGACCTGACAGCCGAACAGAACCTGTTCATCCACGCACGCCTCTACGGGCTGTCCGGCCGCCGTGCCCGCTCGCGCGGCGCGGAGGTACTCGAGACGGCCGGGCTGACCGACCGGCGGCGCTCCCCCGTACGCACCCTGTCGGGGGGCATGCGGCGGCGCCTGGAGATCGCCCGGGCCCTGCTGCACTCCCCCCGGGTGCTGTTCCTGGACGAGCCGACCACCGGCCTCGACCCGCACGCCCGTGCCCGGGTCTGGGAGCATCTGCGCGCGCTGCGCGACCGTGACGGCAGCACGCTCTTCGTCACCACCCACTACCTGGAGGAGGCGGAGCACTGCGATCGCATCGCCATCATCGACCGCGGCCGTGTGGTGGCGCGGGGCACGCCCCTCGCGCTGAAGGCGGCGATCGGAGACGACCGGGTGGTCCTGCGTACGGGCGACGACCCGGCAGCGCTACGGATCGTGCGCGGCATCGTTCCGCCGGACCGGGCCGTCACCGCGGACGCCGGCGGAGTCTCCCTGCGGGTGCCGGACGGCAGCACATGGATTCCGCGCCTCTGCGCGGCACTGCAACGCCACGGCATCGCCGTACACGCCGCTTCCGCGGCCCGGCCCACGCTCGACGACGTCTTCTTCCACCACACCGGCCGCAGTCTCGACACCGAGCCCGGCCACACGCCGACGGCCCCCACCCCGTCGTCCGCAACCACGTCAGAAACCGGCGGCCACCGATGA
- a CDS encoding VenA family class IV lanthipeptide, which yields MENNDIELLAHLHALPETDPVGVDAAPFAATCECVGLLTLLNTVCIGISCA from the coding sequence ATGGAGAACAACGACATCGAACTGCTGGCCCACCTCCACGCCCTTCCGGAGACCGACCCGGTCGGTGTCGACGCAGCACCGTTCGCGGCGACGTGTGAGTGCGTCGGCCTGCTGACCCTCCTCAACACGGTCTGTATCGGCATCAGCTGCGCGTAG
- the lanL gene encoding class IV lanthionine synthetase LanL, with product MTSQVTEVELEGLLRKALHTTGTDARWATDSDEMWCRVTPGSGTRREQGWKLHLSATAASASAVLEKALEVLLREESAFKFARSLDRVSALNSRATPRGSSGKFITVYPRSDVEAARLARELHGATAGLAGPRILSDQPYAVKSLVHYRYGSFVGRRRLSDDGLLVWFIEDPDGNPVEDRRTGQYSPPSWAVCPFPSTVPGAPRAAGRVAEAEGAGAPVLLGGRFAVREAIRHTNKGGVYRGSDVRTGALVVIKEARPHVEADASGRDVRDWLRTEARTLEKLKGTGLAPEPLALFEHGEHLFLAQEEVPGVPLRTWVAEHFRDVGADRYRVDARAQVGRLVDLVAAAHARGCVLRDFTPGNVMVRPDGGLRLIDLELAVLEGEAALPTRLGTPGFSAPERLEDAPVSPTGDYYSLGATACFVLAGKVPNLLPEEPATRAAEQRLAAWLTACTGPLRLPGGLTEMVLGLMKDAPAERWDPARAREALRKAGRSLPRNRSAPRTPRSDRREDGRSGGRHEAVTGSVDDAVAGIVDHLIASMSPADERRLWPVSTTAGEADPCTVQQGAAGVLAVLTRYWELTGDDRLPELISTAGHWIASRTDLRSPRPGLHFGGRGTAWALYDAGHAVDDQGLTDHASALALAPQQSTPHHDITHGSAGSGLAAVHLWHRTGDPRFAELVVDAADRLVAAARRDRSGVGWPVPAEAASSEGGTRYLGFAHGTAGIGCFLLAAAGVSGRPEHMDLAVEAGEHVLDCAVLTGEAAQWPARSADLPTAPYWCHGAAGIGTFLVRLWQATGDERFGDLARRSTYAVTERASRAALAQCHGLAGNGDFLLDMADATGDPVHRTMAEDLARLILGERAHRHAQVVFPNEYGDVSTSWSDGSAGILAFLLRIRHADPRHWMVQQPV from the coding sequence ATGACGAGCCAGGTTACCGAAGTCGAACTGGAAGGCCTTCTCCGCAAGGCGCTGCACACCACGGGTACGGACGCGCGTTGGGCGACCGACTCGGACGAGATGTGGTGCCGTGTCACGCCCGGGTCGGGGACACGGCGCGAGCAGGGGTGGAAGCTTCATCTGTCGGCGACGGCCGCCTCCGCGTCGGCCGTCCTCGAAAAGGCGCTGGAGGTGTTGCTGCGGGAGGAGTCGGCGTTCAAGTTCGCCCGGTCGCTGGACCGGGTGAGTGCGCTCAACTCCCGTGCCACGCCCCGGGGAAGCTCGGGCAAGTTCATCACCGTCTACCCGCGCTCCGACGTCGAGGCGGCCCGGCTCGCCCGCGAGCTGCACGGGGCCACGGCGGGGCTGGCCGGTCCTCGGATCCTGTCCGACCAGCCGTACGCGGTGAAGTCGCTGGTGCACTACCGATACGGCTCGTTCGTCGGCCGGAGGCGACTCTCGGACGACGGCCTGCTGGTGTGGTTCATCGAGGACCCCGACGGCAACCCCGTGGAGGACAGGCGCACCGGCCAGTACTCTCCGCCCTCTTGGGCGGTCTGCCCCTTCCCCTCCACGGTTCCCGGCGCCCCACGCGCGGCGGGCCGGGTGGCGGAGGCCGAAGGGGCGGGTGCTCCGGTGCTGCTCGGTGGCCGCTTCGCGGTACGGGAGGCGATCCGGCACACCAACAAGGGCGGCGTCTACCGGGGCAGCGACGTCCGTACGGGTGCCCTCGTGGTGATCAAGGAGGCCCGGCCGCACGTGGAGGCCGACGCCTCCGGCCGCGACGTCCGTGACTGGCTGCGCACCGAGGCACGGACGTTGGAGAAGCTCAAGGGCACGGGGCTGGCTCCGGAACCGCTGGCGTTGTTCGAGCACGGCGAGCACCTCTTCCTGGCCCAGGAGGAAGTGCCGGGCGTCCCTCTGCGTACCTGGGTCGCCGAGCATTTCCGCGACGTCGGAGCGGATCGCTACCGCGTCGACGCGCGGGCGCAGGTCGGGCGTCTGGTGGACCTGGTCGCGGCGGCGCACGCGCGAGGCTGCGTCCTGAGGGATTTCACACCCGGCAACGTCATGGTCCGTCCGGACGGAGGGCTGCGCCTCATCGACCTCGAACTCGCCGTCCTGGAAGGCGAGGCCGCCCTGCCGACCCGGCTGGGAACCCCCGGTTTCAGTGCCCCCGAGCGCCTGGAGGACGCGCCCGTCAGCCCGACGGGCGACTACTACAGCCTCGGTGCCACCGCGTGCTTCGTGCTGGCCGGGAAGGTACCGAACCTGCTGCCCGAGGAGCCCGCCACCAGGGCCGCCGAGCAGCGGCTCGCCGCATGGCTCACCGCGTGCACGGGGCCGCTTCGACTGCCGGGCGGCCTCACGGAGATGGTTCTCGGGCTGATGAAGGACGCCCCCGCCGAGCGGTGGGACCCTGCCCGCGCGCGCGAGGCCCTCCGGAAGGCGGGCCGGTCGCTGCCACGGAACCGCTCCGCCCCACGCACTCCGCGCAGCGACCGCCGCGAGGACGGCCGGAGTGGGGGCCGGCACGAGGCGGTCACCGGGAGTGTGGACGATGCGGTGGCCGGGATCGTGGACCATCTCATCGCTTCGATGAGTCCCGCGGACGAGCGCCGACTGTGGCCCGTGTCCACCACGGCCGGGGAGGCCGACCCCTGCACCGTGCAGCAGGGCGCGGCCGGTGTCCTGGCCGTCCTGACACGCTACTGGGAACTCACCGGCGACGACCGGCTGCCCGAGCTGATCTCCACCGCGGGCCACTGGATCGCGAGCCGCACCGATCTCCGCTCCCCACGTCCCGGCCTGCACTTCGGTGGACGCGGTACCGCCTGGGCGCTGTACGACGCCGGGCACGCCGTGGACGACCAGGGGCTCACTGACCATGCGTCGGCCCTGGCACTGGCCCCGCAACAGTCGACGCCCCATCACGACATCACCCACGGCAGCGCGGGGAGCGGGCTTGCCGCGGTCCACCTGTGGCACCGCACCGGTGATCCGCGCTTCGCCGAACTGGTCGTCGACGCGGCCGACCGGCTGGTCGCCGCGGCGCGGCGCGACCGGTCCGGAGTGGGCTGGCCGGTGCCCGCGGAAGCCGCCTCCTCGGAGGGCGGCACACGCTACCTCGGTTTCGCCCACGGCACGGCCGGCATCGGCTGCTTCCTCCTCGCCGCCGCTGGGGTCTCGGGGCGCCCGGAGCACATGGACCTCGCGGTGGAGGCCGGTGAGCACGTGCTGGACTGCGCCGTACTCACCGGCGAGGCCGCCCAGTGGCCCGCCCGGTCCGCGGACCTGCCCACGGCCCCGTACTGGTGCCACGGCGCGGCGGGCATCGGTACCTTCCTCGTCCGGCTGTGGCAGGCCACCGGGGACGAAAGGTTCGGCGACCTCGCCCGCCGCAGTACGTACGCCGTCACGGAGCGCGCCTCCCGCGCCGCCCTGGCCCAGTGCCACGGCCTTGCGGGCAACGGCGACTTCCTCCTCGACATGGCCGACGCCACGGGCGACCCGGTCCACCGGACCATGGCCGAGGACCTGGCCCGCCTCATCCTCGGCGAGAGGGCCCACCGCCATGCCCAGGTGGTCTTCCCCAACGAGTACGGGGACGTCTCGACCAGCTGGAGCGACGGATCCGCCGGAATCCTGGCCTTCCTCCTGCGGATCCGTCACGCAGACCCCCGGCACTGGATGGTCCAGCAGCCGGTCTGA
- a CDS encoding SDR family NAD(P)-dependent oxidoreductase, producing MLIDLTRRTALVTGSTQGIGAAIATGLARAGARVGVNGRTEERVEQAIASMRAEAPDADLVPVVADVATEQGARLAAEVLPHVDILVNNLGIFGEADPLKISDDEWRRYFEVNVLAAVRLIRQYLPGMSERGWGRIQNIASDSAVVIPAEMIHYGMSKTALLAVTRGFAKQAAGTGVTVNSVIAGPTHTGGVEQFVYELVDQALPWDEAQRVFMREYRPQSLLQRLIEPEEIAHMVVYLASEYASATTGGALRVDGGYVDSILP from the coding sequence ATGCTCATCGATCTGACACGACGCACCGCGCTGGTCACCGGCTCCACCCAGGGGATCGGCGCCGCCATCGCCACCGGTCTGGCTCGGGCCGGAGCCCGCGTCGGCGTCAATGGGCGGACCGAGGAACGCGTCGAGCAGGCCATCGCGAGCATGCGGGCCGAGGCCCCCGACGCGGATCTGGTTCCGGTGGTCGCCGACGTCGCCACCGAGCAAGGCGCGCGGCTGGCCGCCGAGGTGCTGCCGCACGTGGACATCCTGGTGAACAACCTCGGCATCTTCGGCGAGGCCGACCCGCTGAAGATCAGCGACGACGAGTGGCGGCGCTACTTCGAGGTGAACGTCCTGGCCGCGGTGAGGCTCATCCGTCAGTACCTCCCCGGCATGAGCGAGCGCGGCTGGGGGCGGATCCAGAACATCGCGAGCGACTCGGCGGTGGTGATCCCCGCCGAGATGATCCACTACGGCATGTCCAAGACAGCCCTTCTGGCGGTCACGCGCGGCTTCGCCAAGCAGGCGGCGGGGACCGGTGTCACCGTGAACTCCGTCATCGCCGGGCCCACGCACACGGGCGGCGTGGAACAGTTCGTGTACGAGCTGGTGGACCAGGCCCTGCCGTGGGACGAGGCACAACGCGTCTTCATGCGCGAGTACCGTCCGCAGTCCCTGCTGCAGCGGCTCATCGAACCCGAGGAGATCGCCCACATGGTGGTGTACCTCGCCTCCGAGTACGCGTCGGCCACGACCGGCGGCGCGCTGCGCGTGGACGGCGGGTACGTCGACTCGATCCTGCCGTAG
- a CDS encoding SDR family NAD(P)-dependent oxidoreductase — protein sequence MAGALIVGAGPGIGQAVARRFAREGLPVALIARTKETVVAAAESIGPLGVRTVPLTADAGDETALRAALDTAAGELGEPDVVVYNAAVIRPDAVGELSLRDHADTYAVNVLGALTAAAHILPGMARRGRGTFVVTGGMPEMKPQYVSLSLGKAGVRALVELLDAEYGPSGVHVATVTVGGVVAPGTAYDPDDIAEHYWRLHTQPHDQWEREVLH from the coding sequence ATGGCGGGAGCGTTGATCGTGGGGGCGGGGCCGGGGATAGGGCAGGCGGTGGCGCGGCGGTTCGCCCGGGAGGGGCTGCCGGTCGCCCTGATCGCGCGCACGAAGGAGACGGTGGTGGCGGCGGCCGAGTCCATCGGCCCTCTGGGGGTGCGGACCGTGCCCCTCACCGCCGACGCCGGCGACGAGACGGCCCTGCGCGCCGCCCTGGACACCGCCGCAGGTGAACTCGGCGAACCGGACGTCGTGGTCTACAACGCGGCCGTCATCCGACCCGACGCCGTCGGTGAACTCTCGCTCCGCGACCACGCGGACACCTACGCGGTCAACGTGCTCGGCGCCCTCACCGCCGCCGCACACATCCTGCCGGGGATGGCACGGCGCGGACGGGGAACCTTCGTCGTCACCGGCGGGATGCCCGAGATGAAGCCGCAGTACGTGAGTCTGTCCCTGGGCAAGGCCGGGGTGCGGGCTCTGGTCGAACTGCTCGACGCCGAGTACGGGCCGTCGGGTGTGCACGTCGCCACGGTCACCGTCGGCGGAGTCGTCGCACCCGGGACGGCGTACGACCCCGACGACATCGCCGAGCACTACTGGCGTCTGCACACCCAGCCGCACGACCAGTGGGAGCGCGAAGTGCTCCACTGA
- a CDS encoding sulfatase family protein, with amino-acid sequence MSTPLSRRALGGVAAGAAAAAALGATASAAQAAPAADPRERPFRAAQPRRHSRRPNILFILGDDLGWADLSSYGSPHIRTPHLDRLSREGVRFTDAYSGSATCSPTRFSLDTGRYPGRTKGGLAEPIADKSVGLEPTHPTLASLLRDSGYATALIGKWHCGYLPDYSPTRSGWDEFFGNFGGALEYYSKLGLGGEYDLYEGDAEYKDLRYYTRILTERAGEYVSRDHDKPWLLNLNFTTPHWPWIADGDKEASDEIVRRIKAGDRSALWHQDGGSVSKYKEMVEDLDRSIGQVLKALKRSGQEQDTLVFFASDNGGERFSYNWPLAGNKGSLQEGGIRVPSILRWPARIDGGQVSDLPVFTPDWTATLLDLAGARPHPAYPLDGTSLAGHLLRGADVPERDLFWRVRGERALRRGDWKYYRGKTGRDQLFHLSEDSREQADRAAFEPARLGELRAAWERIDAGLLRY; translated from the coding sequence ATGTCCACGCCCCTGTCCCGCCGTGCCCTCGGCGGGGTCGCCGCCGGTGCCGCGGCCGCCGCCGCTCTCGGAGCCACCGCGTCCGCCGCACAAGCGGCCCCCGCCGCCGACCCGCGGGAGCGGCCGTTCCGAGCCGCGCAGCCGCGCCGCCACTCACGGCGGCCCAACATCCTCTTCATCCTGGGCGACGACCTCGGCTGGGCCGACCTCTCCTCGTACGGCTCCCCGCACATCCGCACCCCCCACCTGGACCGTCTCTCCCGCGAGGGCGTCCGCTTCACCGACGCCTACTCCGGCTCCGCGACCTGCTCCCCCACCCGCTTCAGCCTCGACACCGGCCGCTATCCCGGCCGTACGAAGGGCGGGCTGGCCGAGCCGATCGCCGACAAGTCCGTCGGCCTGGAACCCACGCATCCGACGCTCGCCTCGCTCCTCCGGGACTCCGGGTACGCCACCGCCCTCATCGGCAAATGGCATTGCGGCTACCTGCCCGACTACTCCCCCACCCGCTCCGGCTGGGACGAGTTCTTCGGCAACTTCGGCGGGGCCCTGGAGTACTACTCCAAGCTCGGCCTCGGCGGCGAGTACGACCTCTACGAGGGCGATGCCGAGTACAAGGACCTGCGCTACTACACCCGGATCCTCACCGAGCGGGCCGGCGAGTACGTCAGCCGCGACCATGACAAGCCCTGGCTGCTCAACCTGAACTTCACCACCCCGCACTGGCCTTGGATCGCCGACGGCGACAAGGAGGCGAGCGACGAGATCGTCCGCCGCATCAAGGCCGGAGACCGCTCCGCCCTCTGGCACCAGGACGGCGGCTCCGTCAGCAAGTACAAGGAGATGGTCGAGGACCTCGACCGCTCGATCGGGCAGGTCCTCAAGGCGCTGAAGCGCTCCGGCCAGGAGCAGGACACGCTCGTCTTCTTCGCCAGCGACAACGGCGGCGAGCGCTTCTCCTACAACTGGCCGCTCGCCGGGAACAAGGGCTCGCTCCAGGAAGGCGGCATCCGCGTCCCCTCGATCCTGCGCTGGCCCGCCAGGATCGACGGCGGCCAGGTCAGCGACCTGCCGGTGTTCACTCCCGACTGGACGGCGACCCTGCTCGACCTGGCCGGAGCCCGCCCCCATCCCGCGTACCCCCTCGACGGCACCAGCCTCGCCGGACACCTGCTCCGCGGCGCCGACGTGCCCGAGCGGGATCTCTTCTGGCGGGTGCGGGGCGAGCGGGCGCTGCGCCGCGGTGACTGGAAGTACTACCGGGGCAAGACCGGCCGCGACCAGCTCTTCCATCTGTCCGAGGACTCCCGCGAGCAGGCGGACCGGGCAGCGTTCGAGCCGGCGCGGCTCGGCGAGCTGCGGGCAGCCTGGGAGCGGATCGACGCGGGGCTGCTCCGCTACTGA
- a CDS encoding putative leader peptide yields MQPLRDRSVTRVQRRHVDLVRVASAVCRCP; encoded by the coding sequence ATGCAGCCCCTGCGTGACCGCTCGGTCACCCGCGTCCAGCGCCGACACGTGGACCTCGTCCGTGTCGCGAGCGCTGTCTGTCGCTGCCCCTGA
- a CDS encoding purine-cytosine permease family protein produces MPVQHTPGERLSMETRTIEVIPDAERHGTPRSQFTLWFGANMQITAIVDGALAVVFGADALWAIPALLLGNLLGGIVMALHSAQGPRLGVPQMISSRAQFGVHGAVLPLLLVILMYLGFAATGSVLAGQALSEMLHIDNTDAGILIFGALTAVVAVTGYRLIHIAGRIATVVGVLGLGYLLVRLFTQYDVGAHIGNKGFETATFLLAVGLGAGWQLTFGPYVADYSRYLPRDTSTRATFWSTFAGSVIGSQWAMTLGALTAAVAGKTFLSDQVGFLGDLAGPVALAFLIYLVIVVGKLTVNCLNAYGGFMSILTTVTAFDGRSRISAAARAAYIVGFTAVSMVIALAASDDFLSNFKNFVLLILMVFTPWSAINLVDYYLVSRERVDIPALYDPDGRYGRWNVTALTCYVVGVAVQIPFLATKLYTGALTKRLDGADISWIVGLVVTAALYWLWVRRTANPPAETVHPAVSEADDMTAPVG; encoded by the coding sequence ATGCCGGTCCAGCACACCCCCGGGGAGCGACTCTCGATGGAGACTCGCACCATCGAGGTCATCCCCGACGCCGAGCGGCACGGCACGCCGCGTAGCCAGTTCACCTTGTGGTTCGGCGCCAACATGCAGATCACCGCCATCGTCGACGGCGCGCTGGCCGTCGTGTTCGGCGCCGACGCGCTGTGGGCGATACCCGCGTTGCTGCTAGGCAACCTGCTCGGTGGCATCGTGATGGCGCTGCACTCCGCGCAGGGACCGCGGCTCGGCGTCCCGCAGATGATCTCCAGCCGGGCCCAGTTCGGCGTCCACGGGGCGGTCCTGCCCCTGCTGTTGGTGATCCTGATGTACCTCGGCTTCGCCGCGACCGGCAGCGTCCTGGCCGGCCAGGCGTTGTCCGAGATGCTGCACATCGACAACACGGACGCCGGCATCCTCATCTTCGGCGCGCTGACCGCCGTGGTCGCGGTCACCGGCTACCGCCTCATCCACATCGCGGGCCGCATCGCCACCGTCGTCGGCGTACTCGGCCTCGGCTACCTGCTGGTGCGGCTGTTCACGCAGTACGACGTCGGCGCGCACATCGGGAACAAGGGCTTCGAGACGGCGACCTTCCTCCTCGCCGTGGGGCTCGGCGCCGGCTGGCAGCTGACCTTCGGCCCGTACGTCGCCGACTACTCGCGCTACCTGCCGCGCGACACCAGTACGCGTGCGACGTTCTGGTCCACGTTCGCCGGCTCGGTCATCGGCTCCCAGTGGGCCATGACGCTGGGGGCGCTCACCGCCGCCGTCGCGGGCAAGACCTTCCTCAGCGACCAGGTGGGCTTCCTCGGCGACCTGGCCGGGCCCGTGGCCCTCGCCTTCCTGATCTACCTGGTGATCGTGGTCGGCAAGCTGACGGTCAACTGCCTCAACGCCTACGGCGGCTTCATGTCGATCCTGACCACCGTCACCGCGTTCGACGGCCGCTCGCGCATCTCGGCCGCCGCGCGCGCCGCCTACATCGTCGGCTTCACCGCGGTGTCGATGGTCATCGCGCTGGCGGCCAGCGACGACTTCCTGAGCAACTTCAAGAACTTCGTGCTCCTGATCCTGATGGTGTTCACCCCGTGGAGTGCGATCAACCTGGTCGACTACTACCTGGTCTCCCGCGAACGCGTCGACATCCCCGCCCTGTACGACCCGGACGGCCGCTACGGCCGCTGGAACGTCACCGCCCTCACCTGCTACGTCGTGGGGGTCGCGGTCCAGATCCCGTTCCTGGCCACCAAGCTGTACACCGGCGCGCTCACCAAGAGGCTCGACGGAGCCGACATCTCGTGGATCGTGGGGCTCGTGGTCACCGCGGCCCTGTACTGGCTGTGGGTGCGGCGCACGGCCAACCCGCCCGCGGAGACCGTCCACCCGGCCGTCAGCGAAGCCGACGACATGACTGCGCCCGTGGGCTGA